A stretch of Roseovarius sp. M141 DNA encodes these proteins:
- the grxC gene encoding glutaredoxin 3 gives MQPVEIYTSPLCGFCHAAKRLLSQKGVNFAEIDIARQPERRSEMTQRANGGRTVPQIFIGQTHVGGCDDLFMLERAGKLDALLAA, from the coding sequence GTCGAAATCTACACCTCGCCGCTTTGCGGTTTTTGCCACGCGGCCAAGCGCCTTTTGTCGCAAAAGGGCGTCAACTTTGCCGAGATCGATATCGCCCGCCAGCCCGAGCGGCGCTCCGAGATGACACAGCGCGCCAATGGCGGGCGCACCGTGCCGCAGATTTTCATTGGCCAGACGCATGTCGGCGGCTGCGATGATCTGTTCATGCTGGAGCGGGCGGGCAAACTGGACGCGCTGCTGGCGGCATGA